A window of ANME-2 cluster archaeon genomic DNA:
TGAACTTGACCACCTTATGGTCAGGGTATCGAAATCTAAAGCACTATCCTCTATCAGCAAGGACATCTATATGTCTTCAGCCAGTATCGACCTTGACCGTTCAATGGCATACCTTTCTTCATTTGCCGGACCCAAGTCATACAGCCATGGGGGAATCGAGGTCAATGAGGGAAATCTCGCGGGTGGTTCATATGAGGAACTGAGGACAATGCTGATCGACGAACTCTCAGGGCTGACCGAACCTGAAACAGGCCAGGAACTGGTCAAATGGATTTGCAGGAGAGAGGAATTATACCAGGGTTCCAATATTCACCTGTATCCGGATGTCGTATTTGAACTGGTGGAAGGATACGGCGTGTTCTGGGGCATACACACACCCCTGATAGGTACTGCCTATGAGCATACACTGGCCTCGGGAGGACATCACAGGGATGCAGTCTTTCTGATAGCGAATGGCACAGAACAGCCGAAAAGTAACAACATCAGTATTATGGATATAGGACCGACCATCCTGCATCTGCTGGACATAAAGCCGGAGGAAGAGATCGATGGAAAATGCATATTCTAAGGATATACTCTTGCCGAAAATAAGTGCCATTCTCTCATTTGTTTTCATCACCCTGGCCCTGGTATTGATAGAACAGCATTCACCTGTCACGGGCTACGAGCTTTCATTGTACGGCAGCCTGCCTGCAGCCACATGGATATTCCTTGTTGGGGCAGTCGTGCTGGGGACTGGCATTATTGTGAACGGTGCGTTTTCCGAGAATAAGAACAATTACTGGTTGCTGGGGTTGATAATTCTGGTATTGTGCAATTTTATCGTATTATCGCTTCATTATATCAGAGGTTATCACTTTTTGACCATATCGGACCCGCTGGCACATGTGGGTTTTACCTCAGATATATTGTCCAGCGGCAGTATAGGTGATAATTATTATCCCATTACCCATATTTTTGGGGCGGTGATGGTTGAGATAAGTGCCATTGACCTGCTGACAGTAATGAAATTCCTGCCTGTTGTGTTTACGCTTTTGTCCATGGTATTTATCTACCTGTTAGCTTCTGCAGTATCGACCAACAGGGGCCACGCACTGCTGTCAGCGGCA
This region includes:
- a CDS encoding alkaline phosphatase family protein; this encodes FFWRFCDEEDPTYPGENPYQNVIKEFYQIYDNILGEFMEAHPEITTIVFSDHGHAMRPVRTVNMNEVLRKKGLLKARSGALNPAPFILENLKRISLDLIRKFELDHLMVRVSKSKALSSISKDIYMSSASIDLDRSMAYLSSFAGPKSYSHGGIEVNEGNLAGGSYEELRTMLIDELSGLTEPETGQELVKWICRREELYQGSNIHLYPDVVFELVEGYGVFWGIHTPLIGTAYEHTLASGGHHRDAVFLIANGTEQPKSNNISIMDIGPTILHLLDIKPEEEIDGKCIF